In Candidatus Anstonellales archaeon, one DNA window encodes the following:
- a CDS encoding PrsW family intramembrane metalloprotease, which yields MKPGLSLLIILLLKSSLFSLISISPDAFQDGSLQARISSPPFVEFDKIEGSINFSAKVFNPTDEPIALYIMEKSGDKLELIEEASVVPAHGETQLLVRINSKYRFTRYDNKTYAIVGIQKNGSVLGRYITIDISWGSYEKSIRDMILHTNTYALPVLGILIIILIAILLELAYQTSYSPEYTLRTLFFPNIKGKPILEKAAEIMTDPLFWLFEAAGISILLVSIYNNVSSKVGSEAAFEFLILSGMGALILPLAYLVIARLSEKYEKKPIRAFFGLFMWGSFSAFLSFLLSYLQWPIFKAIGLSTSTVSFSFFVAALLAPFFEEFTKGLGILIFSSHREFDDALSGLLFGYTVGVGFSFIENWFYFTSRTNPFELGLIPWGSLVLYRSFFNSIAHGCFAAATAVTIGYIKSHPRATTLAHFGVLPGFFASVVLHVIFNLSALIDGFVISNYNVPVFVFNPLVVVVISIMFLFVYISATREEKIRYLGQKAKDMIEELGLNFDNTKK from the coding sequence ATGAAGCCAGGTTTATCTCTCCTCATTATTTTGCTACTCAAAAGCTCTCTCTTTTCTCTAATTTCCATTTCGCCTGACGCATTTCAGGACGGAAGCTTACAGGCAAGAATAAGCTCCCCTCCCTTTGTTGAGTTTGACAAAATAGAAGGTTCAATTAATTTTTCAGCAAAAGTATTTAACCCAACAGATGAACCGATTGCCTTATATATAATGGAAAAAAGCGGCGATAAACTTGAATTAATAGAGGAAGCATCAGTTGTGCCTGCGCACGGTGAGACACAACTCTTAGTGAGAATAAATTCAAAATATAGGTTCACGCGCTATGATAACAAAACATATGCAATAGTCGGCATCCAAAAAAATGGCAGCGTTTTAGGAAGATATATCACAATAGACATAAGCTGGGGGAGCTATGAAAAATCCATTCGCGATATGATTCTCCACACAAATACCTATGCCCTTCCTGTTCTTGGGATACTGATAATTATCTTGATAGCGATTCTTCTTGAGTTAGCATACCAGACCTCTTACAGCCCAGAATACACTCTCCGCACACTTTTTTTTCCTAATATTAAAGGTAAGCCCATTCTGGAAAAAGCTGCAGAGATAATGACAGATCCACTTTTTTGGCTTTTTGAAGCGGCAGGTATTTCCATCCTATTAGTTTCAATCTATAATAATGTATCATCAAAAGTTGGATCAGAAGCGGCTTTCGAATTTCTTATCCTCTCTGGGATGGGTGCCCTCATACTTCCACTTGCGTATCTTGTAATTGCACGTTTATCCGAAAAATATGAAAAAAAGCCAATAAGAGCTTTTTTTGGTCTTTTTATGTGGGGAAGCTTTTCAGCTTTTCTGTCGTTTTTGCTAAGCTATCTTCAGTGGCCAATCTTCAAGGCAATTGGATTATCAACCTCAACAGTTTCTTTTTCTTTTTTTGTAGCTGCGTTACTTGCCCCCTTTTTTGAAGAATTCACAAAAGGGCTTGGTATTCTAATATTCTCATCTCACCGAGAGTTTGATGATGCTCTTTCAGGACTTCTTTTTGGCTATACTGTTGGCGTTGGATTTTCATTTATAGAAAACTGGTTTTATTTTACCTCTCGTACAAATCCATTTGAACTTGGTTTGATACCATGGGGTTCTCTTGTATTATATCGTTCTTTCTTCAATTCAATAGCGCACGGGTGTTTTGCGGCTGCTACCGCTGTGACTATTGGCTATATCAAATCTCATCCTCGCGCTACAACTCTTGCTCATTTTGGCGTATTACCAGGCTTTTTCGCTTCTGTTGTTCTTCACGTAATCTTTAACCTAAGCGCACTTATTGACGGATTTGTAATCTCAAATTATAATGTTCCTGTCTTTGTTTTTAATCCCCTTGTCGTCGTAGTAATAAGCATAATGTTTCTGTTTGTGTATATAAGCGCAACGCGCGAAGAGAAGATAAGATACCTCGGTCAGAAAGCCAAAGATATGATAGAAGAGTTGGGTTTAAATTTTGACAACACTAAAAAATAA
- a CDS encoding dihydroorotate dehydrogenase produces MESSIDPDLTVNICGVRLSNPLILASGIKGKMSAPLLAKYSKDAGAITTKSCNLKGRKGHPPPTIWIGKPAILNAAGLPNDGVDSVIKEIRECRKISDIPIIASVFENSVEGFGEVASRISEAEPDLIEIDMSCPNVQEERVMFSDSCQSAGEVIRKIKKVTKIPIIAKLSPAVSNIAEIALECERAGADAICAINTMPAMEIDPIKRAFVLSNKFGGMSGPCLKPIALRCVYQIRKAVRIPIIGTGGIETGEDCARFFLAGANAVGIGSVLYFDQDAFSRIKNELSTYMKKMNFTKISDIKM; encoded by the coding sequence ATGGAAAGTAGCATTGATCCTGACCTTACTGTAAACATATGCGGTGTCAGACTTTCCAATCCTCTAATATTAGCCTCCGGCATAAAAGGCAAGATGAGTGCTCCGCTACTTGCAAAATATTCAAAAGATGCTGGAGCTATTACCACCAAATCTTGTAATCTCAAAGGAAGAAAAGGACATCCTCCCCCAACAATATGGATTGGAAAGCCAGCTATACTCAACGCAGCTGGTCTTCCTAATGATGGCGTTGATTCAGTAATCAAAGAAATAAGAGAATGCCGGAAGATATCGGATATTCCAATCATCGCGAGCGTATTTGAAAACTCTGTTGAAGGTTTTGGCGAGGTAGCATCCAGAATAAGTGAAGCAGAGCCGGACCTAATAGAGATAGATATGTCCTGTCCAAACGTTCAAGAAGAGCGGGTGATGTTTTCTGATTCTTGCCAAAGCGCTGGAGAAGTTATAAGAAAGATAAAAAAAGTTACCAAAATACCGATAATAGCAAAACTCTCTCCTGCTGTTTCAAACATCGCCGAAATTGCGTTAGAGTGCGAGAGAGCAGGAGCAGATGCAATATGTGCCATAAACACCATGCCTGCGATGGAAATAGACCCCATCAAAAGAGCATTTGTGCTTTCAAATAAATTTGGAGGAATGTCCGGCCCTTGCCTAAAGCCGATTGCCCTTCGTTGTGTATATCAAATTCGCAAAGCAGTGAGGATTCCAATAATTGGGACTGGCGGAATAGAAACAGGAGAGGACTGCGCTCGATTTTTCCTAGCAGGTGCAAATGCAGTTGGCATAGGCTCAGTCCTCTATTTCGATCAAGACGCATTTTCAAGAATTAAAAATGAGCTTTCCACATATATGAAAAAGATGAATTTCACAAAAATTTCTGATATAAAAATGTAG
- a CDS encoding dihydroorotase family protein, translated as MLIKNANVVSTSGISRLDIFVDGEKIKKVGRNLNSLSEETLDATGLYAFFGATDIHVHFRVPGGENKEDFYTGSCSAIAGGVTAFLDMPNTSPPTTTESRLKSKIEKAACTSVCDFGFHFGATDYNINEVKKVSPTSIKIYMSSSTGNMGISERGIKRHFQTFPSKKPICIHAEDQQLINKYSNAKNIKRHEQIRNPLVAASAVCKAISFAFPLKRKIHFCHCSTETEITLAKTYPFSTVEVAPHHLFLSHKDIKRLGFLKNVNPPLRSSEDVAYLWNSLSYVDVIASDHAPHTIEDKKEGASGFPGVQTTFPLLLDAAVKGRLRLEDVARLLCETPPRLFGLKERGKICAGNIADIVLVDLSAQHTITSESLFSKCGWSPYEKMRLSGKIVRVIRRGEIVFEDGQLFAKKGTGRLIMC; from the coding sequence ATGCTTATCAAAAATGCCAATGTAGTTTCAACGTCTGGAATTAGTCGCCTAGATATATTTGTAGACGGAGAGAAAATCAAAAAAGTAGGACGTAACTTAAATTCCCTATCTGAAGAAACACTTGATGCAACAGGTCTTTACGCATTCTTCGGTGCTACTGATATTCATGTCCACTTCCGTGTTCCTGGAGGAGAGAATAAAGAAGACTTTTACACCGGTTCTTGTTCAGCTATAGCTGGCGGCGTTACTGCCTTTTTGGATATGCCAAATACCTCACCTCCGACAACAACAGAGAGTAGACTTAAATCCAAAATAGAGAAAGCTGCATGCACTTCAGTCTGCGATTTTGGCTTTCATTTTGGCGCAACAGATTACAATATAAATGAAGTCAAAAAAGTCTCACCAACCTCAATCAAGATATATATGAGTTCAAGTACAGGAAATATGGGGATAAGTGAAAGAGGAATTAAACGTCATTTTCAAACGTTTCCGTCTAAAAAGCCGATATGCATCCATGCAGAAGACCAGCAGCTTATCAACAAGTACTCAAACGCTAAAAACATCAAGAGGCATGAACAAATAAGAAATCCTCTCGTAGCAGCTTCAGCAGTATGTAAGGCAATATCCTTTGCATTTCCACTAAAGCGTAAAATACATTTTTGCCATTGTTCAACAGAAACCGAAATAACACTTGCAAAAACCTATCCTTTCTCAACAGTTGAGGTTGCGCCTCACCACCTATTCCTTTCTCACAAAGACATTAAGAGATTGGGCTTCCTCAAAAACGTAAATCCTCCGTTAAGAAGCTCAGAGGACGTTGCTTATCTTTGGAACTCCCTCTCATATGTAGATGTTATTGCATCTGACCATGCTCCACATACCATAGAAGATAAAAAAGAAGGAGCATCAGGATTTCCCGGTGTCCAGACGACCTTCCCACTTTTGCTTGATGCTGCTGTTAAGGGAAGGTTACGTCTTGAGGATGTGGCTAGACTCCTTTGCGAAACTCCTCCTAGGCTCTTTGGTTTGAAAGAACGTGGAAAAATATGCGCTGGTAATATAGCCGATATAGTTTTAGTAGATTTGTCAGCACAGCACACTATCACTTCAGAGTCACTTTTTTCAAAATGCGGATGGAGTCCATATGAAAAAATGCGCCTCTCTGGCAAGATAGTGCGAGTTATAAGACGCGGCGAGATCGTTTTTGAAGATGGCCAACTTTTTGCCAAGAAAGGCACTGGAAGGTTGATCATGTGTTGA
- a CDS encoding CBS domain-containing protein — protein MSMELKPVLILDADEPASRAVSEIAQTGLGVVITKEGKYFGLIDDREIRKKLHDISKTKCANICKPAPYIGPNYEIKRICELFFAGKWKAIPVIEKGKILGLLTRSEVTRMLLREGTLSGYKVEDVMSSPVVSIEADATLANAKGMMRKYNVRRLVVTKKGYIEGILTTFDITRHVLILAGEKKPLFGDKENPDIYPVSSYMRKKVFLLPPSAPLSEAARMMVENEISSVVVADGGKAIGVITSKDIFETAMRREGGTTKKIFVLGLEEEDRILINEIMEDCRKVVERIEKFAPVEFLSIHIKKAKKMYSVRGRLISRVLFLAHSNDWNLKTAVSEVMRQLQKQIEKRRTQIIDRKS, from the coding sequence ATTTCCATGGAACTAAAACCTGTACTAATTCTTGATGCCGATGAGCCGGCAAGCCGGGCAGTTTCTGAGATAGCTCAAACAGGACTGGGAGTAGTCATTACAAAAGAGGGGAAATATTTTGGACTGATTGATGATAGAGAAATAAGAAAAAAATTACATGACATTTCCAAGACAAAGTGCGCGAATATATGCAAACCTGCCCCATACATAGGGCCAAACTATGAAATCAAGAGGATATGCGAACTCTTTTTTGCAGGGAAATGGAAAGCAATCCCTGTGATAGAGAAAGGAAAAATTTTAGGACTTCTGACTAGAAGTGAGGTAACTAGAATGTTACTTAGAGAGGGAACGCTTTCAGGATACAAAGTCGAAGATGTGATGTCGTCACCAGTTGTGAGTATTGAAGCTGATGCGACCCTTGCAAACGCAAAGGGTATGATGAGAAAGTACAATGTAAGACGTTTAGTAGTAACAAAAAAAGGGTATATAGAAGGGATATTGACTACATTTGATATAACGCGCCATGTACTTATCCTAGCTGGAGAAAAGAAGCCGCTGTTTGGAGATAAGGAAAACCCGGATATTTATCCGGTAAGCTCTTATATGAGAAAGAAAGTTTTCTTGCTTCCACCTTCAGCGCCCCTAAGCGAAGCTGCAAGGATGATGGTTGAAAATGAGATTTCATCTGTGGTGGTTGCTGATGGAGGGAAAGCAATTGGGGTTATAACATCCAAGGACATATTTGAAACTGCAATGAGAAGAGAAGGAGGAACGACTAAGAAGATTTTTGTTTTGGGACTGGAAGAGGAAGACCGGATTCTTATCAATGAGATAATGGAAGATTGCAGGAAGGTAGTTGAGAGGATAGAAAAGTTTGCGCCAGTAGAATTTCTTTCCATTCATATTAAAAAAGCAAAGAAGATGTATTCAGTTAGAGGACGCCTTATTTCAAGAGTTTTATTTCTTGCACATAGTAACGACTGGAATCTAAAAACTGCAGTTTCAGAAGTTATGCGTCAGCTTCAGAAACAAATTGAAAAGAGAAGGACACAGATAATAGACAGAAAAAGTTGA
- a CDS encoding metal-dependent transcriptional regulator: MKYDVHDYLRGIYYLGGNNNDGVSLSSLTSRLGVSKNTASLMVSKLKKKNYVIHKKYGKIFLTTEGRKIAKELTQRHRLIELFLNKSLGVDVEAVHEEACRLEHFFSKRSILGLKALLKNERFCPHGKPISGR, encoded by the coding sequence ATGAAATATGATGTTCATGATTATCTTCGTGGCATATACTATCTTGGAGGCAATAATAACGATGGAGTCAGCTTATCTTCTCTTACAAGCAGGCTTGGCGTTTCAAAAAATACGGCTTCGCTAATGGTCTCTAAACTCAAAAAGAAAAATTATGTAATTCACAAAAAGTACGGTAAAATTTTCCTTACAACCGAAGGAAGAAAAATTGCCAAGGAACTGACTCAACGGCACAGACTGATAGAATTGTTTTTGAATAAAAGTCTCGGTGTGGATGTTGAAGCCGTTCATGAAGAAGCCTGCAGACTTGAGCACTTTTTTAGCAAGCGCTCAATACTTGGGCTTAAAGCGTTGTTAAAAAATGAAAGATTTTGCCCTCACGGCAAACCAATAAGCGGAAGATGA
- a CDS encoding zinc ABC transporter substrate-binding protein gives MKKSALLFSIFIIIAGCTGNSENLKEKQKPLVVVSLYPLYDFAKNVAGDKADVLILVPPGLNSHLYEPTPMDIILLQKADILFLNGAGFETWAPKTIEGLQNQNLLIVDSSKHITLERVLNGSTILIDPHLWLSPKNAMIQVKLIADALIQKDPENKNYYLQNAEKYIQELSKLDSRLTKTLSTCKKREMFVSHAAFGYFARDYGLRQIPIIPYFEPVGEVSLRDIELLVRAAKEYNATHIFFEEFISPKASEVIAKEINGHTAVFSPMEAYRKEDIDLGNGYLYYMDKNRETLAQALGCS, from the coding sequence ATGAAAAAGTCAGCTCTGCTCTTTTCTATTTTCATCATTATTGCAGGATGCACAGGAAACAGCGAAAATCTAAAAGAAAAGCAAAAACCCTTAGTTGTCGTCTCTCTCTACCCACTTTATGATTTTGCAAAAAATGTTGCGGGTGACAAAGCCGATGTTCTTATACTCGTGCCTCCTGGATTAAATTCTCATCTCTATGAGCCAACACCTATGGACATTATACTTCTCCAGAAAGCAGATATCCTTTTTCTTAATGGTGCGGGTTTTGAGACTTGGGCACCAAAAACCATAGAGGGGCTCCAAAATCAAAATCTTCTGATAGTAGATTCTTCAAAACACATCACGCTAGAAAGAGTTCTAAATGGCTCAACAATTCTTATTGACCCCCATCTTTGGCTATCTCCAAAAAATGCAATGATACAAGTAAAGCTCATTGCAGACGCCCTTATCCAGAAAGACCCAGAAAATAAAAATTATTATCTACAAAATGCAGAAAAGTATATCCAAGAACTTAGTAAACTTGATTCAAGACTCACAAAAACTCTTTCGACATGCAAAAAAAGAGAAATGTTCGTTTCACATGCTGCGTTTGGCTATTTTGCCAGAGACTATGGGTTGAGGCAAATTCCTATAATACCCTACTTTGAACCGGTAGGTGAAGTAAGTCTTCGTGATATTGAATTATTGGTTCGTGCAGCTAAGGAGTATAATGCAACTCATATATTTTTTGAGGAGTTCATATCTCCCAAAGCTTCAGAAGTAATAGCAAAAGAGATAAATGGGCACACTGCCGTGTTTAGCCCCATGGAAGCTTACAGAAAAGAAGACATTGACCTCGGAAATGGCTATCTTTACTATATGGATAAAAATAGAGAAACTCTTGCACAAGCTCTCGGGTGCTCATAA
- a CDS encoding metal ABC transporter ATP-binding protein — protein MANAISIKNLWFSYGSTSVFENLNFTVKESEFVALLGHNGTGKTTLLKILLGFLKPNKGEVLLFGTPVSLFSDWHKIGYVQQTFENFDLTFPSTVEEVVSMTIYSKRAFFYKLSKEEQEAVQGAIRVVGMEEFKNRKIGELSGGQQQRVFLARALASSPKLLLLDEPTTAVDFASQQRFYSLLKQLNQELGLSILLISHDLGQIFPIVDRIAVLNKRIVFDGSPKTFTKEKIVELMGTI, from the coding sequence ATGGCAAATGCAATAAGTATCAAAAATCTTTGGTTTTCCTATGGAAGCACAAGCGTATTTGAGAATCTAAACTTTACGGTTAAGGAAAGCGAGTTTGTGGCCTTACTCGGACACAACGGCACTGGTAAAACCACTCTTTTAAAAATACTCTTAGGCTTCTTAAAGCCAAATAAGGGCGAGGTACTTCTTTTTGGTACCCCAGTTTCGCTATTTAGCGATTGGCATAAAATTGGCTATGTGCAACAAACATTTGAGAATTTTGACCTTACGTTTCCCTCAACTGTTGAGGAAGTCGTCTCAATGACGATATATTCGAAAAGAGCTTTCTTCTATAAATTATCCAAGGAAGAGCAAGAGGCAGTCCAAGGCGCTATCAGAGTAGTTGGAATGGAAGAATTCAAAAATAGAAAAATAGGGGAGCTTTCAGGAGGTCAACAACAGCGCGTCTTTCTTGCCCGTGCACTAGCATCAAGTCCGAAGCTTCTACTTTTGGACGAACCCACAACAGCAGTTGATTTTGCCTCCCAACAACGTTTTTATTCCCTACTTAAACAACTGAATCAGGAGTTAGGCCTATCAATTCTTCTCATCTCCCACGATTTGGGTCAGATATTCCCAATCGTTGATAGAATCGCAGTTCTTAACAAAAGAATAGTCTTTGATGGCAGTCCAAAAACATTTACAAAAGAAAAAATAGTTGAGCTTATGGGGACGATATAG
- a CDS encoding metal ABC transporter permease, whose translation MLELFSYTFMQYALVVGVIITVICSTLGLFLVLRRMSLIGDGLSHIAFGGIALGLFLNWMPYIMALLFSIFASLGIIKLRENARIYGDTAIGIVFSSALAFGVVLISISSGFKADWHTLLFGNIISVNLEDVLITLLIGSLVLVLVMRYYHQFLFLSFDEKSAQASGINTRRLNVLLIVLTAITVVISIRIVGILLVSSFLIIPPATALQVAPSFRRALIYSILFGLISLFVGLLASYYFDIASGGAIVLVSSILFFGAFLYRFFYLS comes from the coding sequence ATGCTTGAACTTTTCTCTTATACATTTATGCAATATGCGCTTGTAGTTGGGGTCATAATAACCGTCATCTGTTCTACGCTAGGGCTTTTTCTTGTTTTGAGAAGAATGTCTCTCATAGGAGACGGCCTTTCCCACATAGCGTTCGGTGGAATTGCTCTCGGTCTCTTTCTAAATTGGATGCCGTATATAATGGCTCTCCTCTTCTCCATCTTTGCCTCATTGGGTATAATAAAGCTGAGAGAAAACGCAAGAATTTACGGAGATACTGCTATAGGGATAGTTTTTTCCTCAGCCCTAGCGTTTGGGGTTGTTTTAATCAGCATCTCAAGCGGCTTTAAAGCAGACTGGCACACATTGCTCTTTGGAAATATAATTTCAGTTAATCTCGAAGATGTGCTAATAACCCTTTTGATAGGCAGTTTGGTTTTAGTCCTCGTCATGCGTTATTATCACCAATTTCTTTTTCTTTCATTTGACGAGAAGTCTGCCCAAGCATCTGGAATAAACACACGTAGACTTAATGTGCTCTTGATAGTACTAACAGCAATAACAGTTGTAATATCAATCCGCATAGTAGGCATTCTACTAGTTTCGTCATTTTTAATAATCCCTCCGGCGACAGCCTTGCAGGTCGCACCATCCTTCCGACGCGCCCTTATTTATTCTATCCTTTTTGGACTCATCTCCCTTTTCGTTGGGCTCCTAGCTTCTTATTATTTTGACATAGCATCGGGTGGTGCAATAGTCCTCGTTTCATCCATTCTTTTCTTTGGCGCTTTCCTTTACAGGTTTTTTTACCTCTCCTGA
- a CDS encoding indole-3-glycerol-phosphate synthase translates to MGFLEEIIPKVKESVDSGYYVHLREEKRKSFVESIEEEKERGVVPIIAEVKPFSPTQGRLIKKEEMKRYAQEFVRGGACALSILTEPKIFEGDILLLQEKWAVPVLMKDFVIDRRQIGSGDCVLLIQRLLDLCRLDADEFISYAHEDKIEVLLEVHNVEEFERAKKTEADIIGINNRDLATMEVDINTTIKILEKTKSDRIVVSESGINSPTDVKRLIDAGADAILVGTGLLVGRDIRKKIYELKMAASK, encoded by the coding sequence ATGGGATTTTTGGAGGAGATTATTCCAAAAGTAAAAGAGAGTGTTGATTCTGGGTATTATGTACATCTAAGAGAAGAAAAAAGAAAATCTTTTGTCGAATCAATAGAAGAAGAAAAAGAAAGGGGCGTAGTGCCGATTATTGCAGAGGTAAAGCCATTTTCTCCAACACAAGGGAGATTGATAAAAAAAGAGGAGATGAAAAGATACGCTCAAGAATTTGTAAGAGGTGGTGCTTGCGCGCTTTCAATTTTAACTGAGCCAAAAATTTTTGAAGGGGACATATTATTGCTGCAGGAGAAATGGGCAGTACCCGTTCTAATGAAAGATTTTGTCATTGATAGGCGACAGATTGGAAGTGGTGACTGTGTCCTTTTGATTCAAAGACTATTAGATTTGTGTCGCTTGGATGCAGACGAATTCATTTCGTATGCTCACGAGGATAAAATAGAGGTTTTATTGGAAGTCCACAATGTAGAAGAGTTTGAGAGAGCTAAAAAAACAGAGGCAGACATCATCGGAATAAACAATAGAGATTTGGCTACAATGGAAGTAGATATCAACACAACAATCAAGATTCTTGAGAAAACAAAATCAGATAGGATTGTTGTTTCTGAAAGTGGTATAAACTCTCCAACTGATGTGAAAAGGTTGATTGATGCAGGTGCTGACGCAATTTTGGTAGGGACAGGCTTACTGGTTGGTAGGGATATAAGAAAAAAAATTTATGAACTGAAAATGGCTGCCTCGAAATAA
- the ftsZ gene encoding cell division protein FtsZ, with amino-acid sequence MDSLIKSVIGEREPAQNEVFGSDQIKIVTVGVGGAGNNTINRLIRAGVKGTELVAVNTDRQHLNQIHEKAHKVLIGKSITKGLGAGGYPETGAKAAEVDRALLEKELEGAHLVFLCAGMGGGTGTGAAPVIAQIAKEQGAITVAMVTYPFNLERARKLKADEGIANLRKNVDSVIILDNNRLVKLVPNLPMNEAFSVADEILAKAIGGLVWTITQPSLINIDFADVRAIVQGGGVGFIAVGEGKGTDKVRGAAEGVLRNKLLDVDYEGANGALIHISGGADLTLGDAIKAGEIITEKMDTQANIKWGARLIPGYDGKLEIVAIVTGVKGASVLGMSFEDVSAKKVTYDDIEIIG; translated from the coding sequence ATGGATAGTTTGATAAAATCGGTAATTGGTGAGCGAGAGCCCGCTCAAAACGAAGTATTCGGCTCTGACCAAATTAAAATTGTGACTGTAGGAGTTGGCGGTGCAGGAAATAACACGATAAACCGCCTTATACGTGCAGGCGTAAAAGGAACAGAACTCGTTGCTGTAAATACAGATCGACAGCACCTCAATCAAATACACGAAAAAGCACACAAAGTCCTTATTGGAAAAAGCATTACTAAGGGTTTGGGTGCAGGCGGATATCCAGAAACAGGTGCAAAAGCCGCAGAAGTTGATAGGGCACTTTTGGAGAAGGAACTTGAAGGTGCGCACTTAGTTTTCCTCTGCGCAGGAATGGGTGGCGGGACAGGAACAGGAGCAGCTCCGGTGATAGCTCAGATTGCAAAGGAACAGGGCGCAATCACCGTTGCAATGGTTACCTACCCATTTAACCTTGAAAGAGCACGAAAGCTTAAAGCTGACGAAGGAATTGCAAATCTAAGAAAAAACGTAGACTCTGTAATCATTCTTGACAATAATAGATTGGTAAAGCTAGTTCCCAATCTTCCAATGAACGAAGCTTTCTCAGTTGCAGATGAAATTCTTGCGAAAGCAATTGGAGGACTCGTATGGACAATTACGCAGCCTTCATTAATAAACATAGATTTTGCAGATGTGCGTGCAATTGTTCAGGGAGGAGGAGTTGGATTTATTGCAGTTGGAGAAGGCAAAGGGACCGATAAGGTCAGAGGGGCTGCTGAGGGTGTGCTTCGCAATAAGCTGTTGGATGTAGATTACGAAGGCGCAAACGGAGCACTCATCCACATATCTGGAGGAGCAGACCTTACGCTTGGTGATGCGATAAAGGCAGGAGAGATAATAACAGAAAAGATGGACACGCAAGCCAACATAAAATGGGGAGCACGTTTGATACCTGGCTATGACGGAAAGTTAGAAATAGTAGCTATAGTAACAGGAGTCAAGGGCGCCTCGGTGCTGGGCATGTCCTTTGAAGATGTCTCAGCAAAAAAGGTTACTTACGACGATATAGAAATAATCGGGTGA
- the ftsZ gene encoding cell division protein FtsZ yields MLEGFLHSALEHNNPPNEDAVGDNDIRIAVVGVGGGGCNTIHRLMQSNLKSATTIAVNTDHLHLRSISAHKRILIGQSITKGLGAGGFPEVGQKCAEISKDKLSEVLSENDLVFLCAGMGGGTGTGAAPVVAQVAKEQGAIVVAIVTYPFNLERIRIQKAQWGLSHLTKVCDTVVVIDNNRLVQYAPNIPINDAFNLADNITGRAVKGICDTIMFPSLMNIDYADVKSVMEEGGVSLISVGEGKGPDRVEKVVKSTLEHPLLDVDYEGARGALLHIGGGSSLTLGEAIEIGEKLTEAFDKNANVKMGARLTPEYGEDVSVTAIVTGLKQTPSIFSQQTTDADEVKGLEELSLL; encoded by the coding sequence ATGCTTGAAGGATTTTTGCATTCTGCCCTTGAACACAACAACCCTCCAAACGAAGATGCAGTAGGAGACAATGACATAAGGATAGCAGTTGTAGGAGTCGGTGGTGGCGGTTGCAATACCATTCATCGCCTTATGCAATCAAACCTTAAAAGTGCAACCACAATTGCAGTTAACACAGATCATCTCCATCTACGAAGTATATCGGCTCACAAGAGAATCTTAATAGGCCAATCGATAACAAAGGGTCTTGGTGCTGGGGGTTTTCCAGAGGTAGGACAAAAGTGTGCAGAGATATCAAAAGACAAGCTTTCTGAAGTGCTATCCGAAAATGACCTTGTTTTCCTCTGCGCAGGAATGGGTGGCGGGACAGGAACAGGAGCAGCTCCTGTAGTAGCACAAGTTGCAAAGGAACAGGGCGCAATAGTAGTTGCTATTGTTACATACCCCTTCAATCTGGAGCGTATAAGAATACAAAAAGCCCAATGGGGACTTTCCCATTTGACGAAGGTATGCGATACCGTTGTGGTAATTGACAATAACCGGCTAGTCCAATATGCACCAAATATTCCGATAAATGATGCATTTAATTTAGCAGATAACATTACTGGAAGAGCAGTTAAGGGAATCTGTGACACAATAATGTTTCCGTCTCTCATGAATATTGACTATGCAGACGTAAAATCAGTAATGGAGGAAGGCGGAGTTTCACTTATCTCTGTTGGCGAAGGAAAGGGACCGGATAGAGTTGAGAAAGTTGTAAAGAGTACTCTTGAACACCCTCTTCTTGATGTTGACTACGAAGGAGCAAGGGGAGCTCTTTTACATATCGGAGGCGGTTCCAGCCTAACACTCGGAGAAGCAATAGAGATTGGCGAAAAGCTAACTGAAGCATTTGACAAAAATGCAAATGTCAAAATGGGAGCAAGACTGACTCCAGAATACGGGGAGGATGTTTCCGTGACGGCTATAGTCACAGGCCTAAAACAGACTCCTTCAATATTCAGTCAGCAAACAACAGACGCCGACGAGGTAAAGGGATTAGAAGAGCTATCTCTCCTATAG